The genomic window TGACTTGCAGTTTTTAGATGAAGAAGTAGATTTATCAACTTCTTTTCATTTTCCAGAAGATAACTTAATTTCAGGAAGttcaaataatgataaagagaATCAACAAAATAACCTTCTAAATATTTCTAACCAACAggataataattcaaattgtaACGAGCTAAGCAATGCTGAAAATAATGACGATATGGAAACAGATCGTATTATTAAAGAAGATGTGATTCGTGTCAGGCACGACTTGTTCAATAGAAGCAGCAGCTCTGAAACTTCCAGTTCTAGCACAAGTGAGGCGAGTGATGCAGAGGTTCAGGCCGATACTATGTCTCAGAAATTGCGCTTATGGAACGTGCAGTACAATATAACATTAGATGCATGTAGAGCATTGCTGAAAATCCTTAAACCTTCACATCCCGAATTGCCTTTAGATCCAAGAACACTTAATCGTACTCCCAAGAAGACACTAgttcaaaatttaagaaatgttcaTATGTCCATGTTGGTTTGATAAATGGGTTACAGAAACGTATAAAGAAAAGTGGCGTAAAAATTGGTGGCAGTATGCGTATAGGAATAGACACAAATATCGATGGAATAAATATGACAAAGAGTACAATTACAGATGTGTGGCCAATATTATCTGCATGCATTTATAATAGAGTATTTGCAGTTATTAAATGATGGCTTGACTGTTGATGAGAATAAATATGAGATTTATATTAGATGTTTCATATGTGATGCACCTGCTAGGCAATATCTGAAACGTATTGTGGGGCATGCATCTTGTAACGGTTGTGAAAGGTGTAGGCAATCAGGGGATCACATTTTTAACAGAATGTGCTATGCTACCAAAATAATTGGGCTCAGATCAGACGAGGACTTTATTCATCAATCCGATCCAGAACATCATGATGGGGTTTCACTtcttttaagattaaatttaaaaatggttTCTCAGTTTGTTCTTGATCCATTTCATTTAGTTCTTGAAGGTGTAGTAAAAAGGtacttgcaatttattttaaagggcACGAAATCATCGTGGGGGCAAGGGGGGAGTCCATCGTTGACGAGacgtgggcttcccccaacgcccttaaCAGGGTGAAGGGATGGAGAGTGGAGACGGGCTCCCTGAGGGAATTGTCTGACCACAGACTGatctccatggagctcgtcTCCCCCCCCGCGGAGGTGCGCGAGTTACGCCGCCGCGAACGtgatggacgtcgatgggtccTGAGTAAGCTCGACccagaagccctcgaggtcagcctcctagcatctacctggccgggaggagaggctgacctcggagccgaggaggaggcggagcgcttaTGTGAGATaatgtcgcgcgcatgcgacgcctccatgccccgcagccgaccaatggcgcgccgcgccgcctattggtggtccgcggagctcgcggAACTCAGGcgagccaccgtggccgccaggcgggcgcacacgcgcgccaggcggcggggcatggaggaagcgttGACCAATGccgcggcggtcctcagggatgccagaaaggccctgaggaccgccgtggctcGGGCTAAGGTCGCGACCTGGGAGGAAatgatctccgagctggatcgcgacccgtgGGGCAGGCCTTATCGTATTGTGATGAAAAGgctccgcccatgggcgcctccagtctcggaaacgctggacccccagttgctccaaagggtggtgaacgcactgttccccacccgggggagggacatcccgAAAAAAtacggccctcccccaggatggtcggaggaactggaggtgtccaggcacgaaatggtcgcggcctttgcCCGTATCAGAAGCAAgaaggcgaaggcgcccgggccggatggcATTCACGCCAagatctgggcccgggcgtcgcccatcgtaggggaggcacttcgtgccatatacacgaagtgcctccgagaaggtacgttccccaggaggtggaagagggcccggcttgtcctccttaaaaaggagggcagacccgcggagagtccctccgcgtacaggcccctctgtatgctggatgatgcgggcaagatttttgagcgaataatcgctaaccgcatcatccggcatatggctcGGAATGGTCCTGAGCTGTCCCccgaacaatacgggttccgagaggcgcgatcgacaattgacgcAAT from Solenopsis invicta isolate M01_SB chromosome 2, UNIL_Sinv_3.0, whole genome shotgun sequence includes these protein-coding regions:
- the LOC120357024 gene encoding putative uncharacterized protein DDB_G0289963 is translated as MSNLQRGFIVSLKQIRRRAKSEASAVFAEITENDLQFLDEEVDLSTSFHFPEDNLISGSSNNDKENQQNNLLNISNQQDNNSNCNELSNAENNDDMETDRIIKEDVIRVRHDLFNRSSSSETSSSSTSEASDAEVQADTMSQKLRLWNVQYNITLDACRALLKILKPSHPELPLDPRTLNRTPKKTLVQNLRNVHMSMLV